From the Patescibacteria group bacterium genome, the window CGAAAAGCAGTCACTTTGACTGGATCGTAGACCGAAGTATAGATTTCGGCTTCTGGATATATTTCAGAAAGAGCCAAGAGAACTCTCTCTGCTCCGGAATAGACAGTTAGCCAATCATGGACAAGTGCTATTTTCATAAATATTTCTTTTAATACGCCCCTCGGCGGAAAATAACTACTAGAAATGTACGAACAATAATCTTGAGATCAAGCCAGATTGACCAATTCTCAATATAGTAGGCATCAAGTCGCACCCATTCGTCAAAACTGATGGAGGACCGCCCAGAGACCTGCCAAAGGCCAGTCATACCTGGCTTCACGCCAAGCCTTTGCTTTTGCCAATCGTTGTATTGCTTGACCTCAGATTCAAGTGGCGGCCGTGGGCCAACAAGGCTCATGTCGCCCTTTAGCACATTGAAAAGCTGAGGTAGTTCATCTAAACTAGTCTTCCGAATAAATCTGCCTACAGAAGTAATACGCGGATCATTTTTGATCTTAAACACAGGTCCGTCAGCTTCGTTTGAATTTTTGTTGAGATCTTCCCACTTCTTCTCGGCCGCTTCGCCGCCGTAATCTTCTCCGACACAATCCTCTAGTTTCATCGATCGAAATTTGTAAAACATGAAATTAGCGTCCAACCCAACGCGTTCTTGACGATACAGGATAGGACCTTTTGAGGTAAATTTGACCATCAGGGCCACGACCAACATGATTGGTGAAGCGATGACGATGCCGATAGACGATAACACTAGGTCAATGATTCTCTTGAAAATTCGGCCCCAACCATCCAGCGGGGTCCTACGAAGCTCTAGAGCGGGAAAATCAACCACTTGGGTTAGGCGCATATGGGAAAATAATAAGAGGAATTGATCTGGGATTATCTTCAATGTTTTGCGATTCAGACGTGCATAAGACGCAATTTCCTGAATCTGTTCCGAGGAAAGATTTGATTGAGCGATG encodes:
- a CDS encoding sugar transferase, whose product is MKKIELLFLALRLPVDAFMITIAVLAAYYYRGTINVPSLYGLAPINDYLNLVFYFIPLCLLIFALTGSYDSRHKKTSLAELLSIIIAVSAYVSIMIIELFLTKTDFFSRLVILFNWAFTIVLVFAGRTLLGLIQRILYYYNYGTRRVAIIGRDEFSSSIASNLGEDKGLGYRVVAKLNPGDHLIIELDKTKCDDIIIAQSNLSSEQIQEIASYARLNRKTLKIIPDQFLLLFSHMRLTQVVDFPALELRRTPLDGWGRIFKRIIDLVLSSIGIVIASPIMLVVALMVKFTSKGPILYRQERVGLDANFMFYKFRSMKLEDCVGEDYGGEAAEKKWEDLNKNSNEADGPVFKIKNDPRITSVGRFIRKTSLDELPQLFNVLKGDMSLVGPRPPLESEVKQYNDWQKQRLGVKPGMTGLWQVSGRSSISFDEWVRLDAYYIENWSIWLDLKIIVRTFLVVIFRRGAY